The following are encoded together in the Dyella terrae genome:
- a CDS encoding prepilin-type N-terminal cleavage/methylation domain-containing protein, translated as MRRARGFSLLEVIAAILLLAVAFAALLQVAGASLHLADRSGQISKADMWAQAKLDALGVTDRLVAGESDGDFSKDYRWHLRITPWQDDDPPQGSPLTLYRVDLDVRWGSPRRPQVIHYTTLRAVDEGAASAGSAK; from the coding sequence ATGAGGCGCGCACGCGGGTTTAGTTTGTTGGAGGTGATCGCGGCCATTCTTCTGTTGGCCGTGGCGTTTGCGGCGTTGTTGCAAGTGGCGGGCGCTTCTTTGCATCTGGCGGATCGATCAGGGCAGATCAGCAAAGCTGACATGTGGGCACAAGCGAAGCTGGATGCCTTGGGCGTGACCGATCGCTTGGTGGCAGGCGAGAGCGACGGCGATTTCAGCAAGGATTATCGCTGGCACCTGCGCATCACACCCTGGCAGGACGACGACCCGCCGCAGGGCAGCCCACTCACCTTGTATCGCGTCGACCTGGACGTGCGATGGGGTTCGCCACGACGCCCTCAAGTGATTCACTACACCACGCTGCGAGCCGTCGACGAGGGTGCGGCTTCGGCGGGGAGTGCGAAGTGA
- a CDS encoding prepilin-type N-terminal cleavage/methylation domain-containing protein: MIRARGFSLLEVLSALALLSILLVGVLSGIRTATHMVSAGTGSMENLDEVRSVQRFLRNDLLQARAIPWKVDGKGVPVVFEGDEQRIRFVGPLPGYLDHQGPQLQTLALVRDGQRGLRLELSSDGMSPTGASHGIGFAPEPLAEGITRGRFRYYGRQSEQGPGAWSNEWHVAGRMPELVSVELERGADGETWLLVQTPIRQSANAINTRALARLLPNATQY, translated from the coding sequence GTGATACGCGCGCGTGGCTTCAGCTTGTTGGAGGTGCTCAGCGCGCTCGCCTTGCTCAGCATTCTGCTGGTGGGGGTGTTGTCCGGCATACGGACGGCTACGCATATGGTCAGCGCTGGCACGGGTTCCATGGAGAATCTGGATGAAGTGCGTTCGGTGCAGCGCTTCCTGCGTAATGATCTTCTTCAGGCTCGTGCCATTCCCTGGAAGGTGGACGGCAAGGGCGTGCCTGTCGTGTTCGAGGGTGACGAGCAACGCATCCGGTTTGTTGGTCCGCTTCCCGGCTATCTCGATCACCAGGGCCCACAATTGCAGACCTTGGCGCTGGTGCGCGATGGCCAACGAGGGCTTCGGCTCGAGCTAAGCAGTGATGGCATGAGCCCGACGGGTGCCTCGCATGGCATCGGCTTCGCGCCGGAACCGTTGGCGGAGGGCATCACACGTGGCCGCTTTCGTTACTACGGTCGTCAAAGCGAACAAGGCCCCGGTGCGTGGAGCAATGAGTGGCATGTCGCGGGACGGATGCCCGAATTGGTCAGCGTGGAACTGGAGCGTGGAGCGGATGGTGAAACCTGGCTGCTCGTGCAGACGCCGATACGCCAGAGCGCGAACGCGATAAACACGCGCGCACTGGCCAGGTTGTTGCCGAACGCAACGCAATACTGA
- a CDS encoding GspH/FimT family pseudopilin has translation MPAKPPRATINRALRAARGFTLLEMLAVILLIGIAAAAVAVSVTQGLASARVSAASGELAAALRGVRTQAIVHGNEHTLDVDTRDNTYRADNGPAVRLPTGMRIGITSAKEDQVNSYTGRIRFFPDGSSTGGHITLQRERRQWRVNVSWLTGAVSVADVSAKR, from the coding sequence ATGCCGGCGAAGCCGCCACGCGCAACCATCAACCGCGCCTTGCGTGCGGCGCGCGGCTTCACCTTGCTGGAAATGCTGGCGGTGATCTTGCTGATCGGCATCGCGGCGGCGGCCGTGGCGGTGTCGGTCACGCAGGGCCTGGCCAGTGCACGCGTGAGCGCGGCGAGCGGCGAACTGGCCGCGGCGCTGCGTGGGGTACGTACGCAGGCGATCGTGCACGGCAACGAACACACCTTGGACGTCGACACGCGCGACAACACCTATCGGGCCGACAACGGCCCGGCGGTGCGCCTGCCCACGGGCATGCGCATCGGCATCACCAGCGCGAAGGAAGATCAGGTCAATAGCTACACGGGCCGCATCCGTTTCTTCCCGGATGGCAGCTCTACCGGCGGACATATCACCTTGCAGCGCGAGCGGCGGCAGTGGCGGGTGAATGTGTCGTGGCTGACCGGGGCGGTGAGTGTGGCGGATGTGAGTGCGAAGCGATGA